From the genome of Nocardia sp. NBC_01503, one region includes:
- a CDS encoding type B 50S ribosomal protein L31, producing MKAGIHPDYHPVVFEDAGTGKRFLTRSTATSDRTIEWTDGNSYPLMVVDVTSDSHPFWTGSQRVLDTAGRVEKFERRYGKRVRGNSIVQEEN from the coding sequence ATGAAGGCAGGAATCCATCCCGACTACCATCCGGTGGTCTTCGAGGACGCGGGCACCGGAAAGCGTTTTCTGACCCGCTCCACCGCGACCTCGGATCGCACGATCGAATGGACGGACGGTAATTCATATCCGCTCATGGTGGTCGATGTGACCTCGGATTCGCATCCGTTCTGGACGGGTTCACAGCGAGTCCTCGATACCGCGGGTCGCGTGGAGAAGTTCGAACGCCGCTATGGCAAACGCGTACGCGGCAATTCCATCGTGCAAGAGGAGAATTGA
- the rpmG gene encoding 50S ribosomal protein L33 — protein MASKSTELRPIVKLVSTAGTGYTYVTRKNRRNDPDRMTLRKYDPRVRRHVDFRESR, from the coding sequence ATGGCATCGAAATCGACCGAACTCCGGCCGATCGTCAAACTCGTCTCCACCGCCGGAACCGGCTACACCTACGTCACCCGCAAGAACCGGCGCAACGACCCCGACCGCATGACCCTGCGCAAGTACGACCCGAGGGTTCGCAGGCACGTCGACTTCCGCGAAAGCCGTTGA
- the rpsR gene encoding 30S ribosomal protein S18 produces the protein MAVKRAPSKKARAEQGRKPKKNPLIAAGVETVDYKDVNLLRTFISDRGKIRSRRVTGLTPQQQRQVAIAVKNAREMALLPFTTSR, from the coding sequence ATGGCAGTGAAGCGAGCACCCTCGAAGAAGGCCCGCGCCGAGCAGGGCCGCAAACCCAAGAAGAACCCACTGATCGCCGCCGGCGTCGAGACCGTCGACTACAAGGACGTGAACCTGCTCCGCACGTTCATCTCCGACCGCGGCAAAATCCGCAGCCGCCGCGTCACCGGCCTCACCCCCCAGCAACAGCGCCAGGTCGCCATTGCCGTGAAGAACGCCCGCGAAATGGCGCTGCTCCCCTTCACCACGAGCCGCTGA
- the mrf gene encoding ribosome hibernation factor-recruiting GTPase MRF translates to MDDRTPVLVIAGLPGRAAEGVLRAAERLGSELGTVVVRHDLAELREGVVRRTVHTTPLLSGRPVREEVNVLELAHGCVSCTLRADLLPYLCVLAQRDSVRRIVLALDPAFEAEAVCQAIRDVVVSGVPGRVDGPAGRAVRIEAVLTCVDARDWLADATGDDTLAERGHATAEDDRTVAQLAVGQVEFADALLGFDGGADPDIRMRTGAVLARLAPRAPIAWLDEPASLGAHAHSEMLRADALFGLLDRIPADSRCGAGFDPHACLLRGEPPLEPDCGVALVEFDTDRPFHPDRLHSAIDVLLDGVVSARGRIWLATQPDEVVWLESAGGGLRIGGAGKWLAAMASEEIAQVDPERQLMASLRWHEHFGDRHSSLVILVHEADAQEIRHALHWALVDEDELRQVRFAPERVAEWGDPFGDQHEEPCDTTKSTPVIGDGGSRQQER, encoded by the coding sequence GTGGATGACCGAACACCCGTGCTGGTGATCGCCGGTCTGCCCGGCCGCGCCGCCGAAGGCGTACTGCGCGCGGCCGAGCGGCTCGGCTCCGAGCTGGGCACCGTGGTGGTCCGGCATGACCTCGCCGAACTGCGCGAGGGTGTGGTGCGCCGGACCGTGCACACCACACCGCTGCTGTCCGGCCGGCCGGTTCGCGAGGAGGTGAACGTGCTCGAACTCGCGCACGGCTGCGTCTCGTGCACGCTGCGCGCGGATCTGCTGCCCTATCTCTGCGTACTGGCGCAACGTGATTCGGTGCGGCGCATTGTGCTCGCACTGGATCCGGCCTTCGAGGCCGAGGCGGTCTGCCAGGCCATTCGGGATGTGGTGGTGAGCGGGGTGCCGGGCCGGGTGGATGGTCCGGCCGGGCGCGCCGTGCGTATCGAGGCGGTGCTCACCTGTGTCGATGCCCGGGACTGGCTGGCCGACGCGACCGGTGACGACACCCTGGCCGAGCGCGGCCACGCCACCGCCGAGGATGATCGCACCGTGGCCCAACTGGCGGTCGGTCAGGTCGAATTCGCCGATGCCCTACTGGGTTTCGATGGTGGAGCCGATCCGGATATCCGCATGCGAACCGGTGCCGTGCTGGCTCGGCTGGCTCCGCGCGCACCGATCGCCTGGCTCGACGAGCCCGCCTCCCTCGGCGCGCACGCACACTCCGAAATGCTGCGCGCCGACGCGCTTTTCGGTCTGCTGGATCGGATTCCCGCCGATTCCCGTTGCGGTGCCGGCTTCGATCCGCATGCCTGCCTGCTGCGTGGCGAACCGCCGCTGGAGCCGGATTGCGGTGTGGCACTGGTGGAGTTCGACACCGACCGCCCCTTCCACCCGGACCGGCTGCACTCGGCGATCGACGTGCTGCTCGACGGCGTGGTGAGCGCGCGCGGCCGCATCTGGTTGGCGACGCAGCCGGATGAGGTGGTGTGGCTGGAGTCGGCGGGCGGTGGTCTGCGGATCGGTGGGGCCGGAAAATGGCTGGCCGCAATGGCTTCCGAGGAGATCGCGCAGGTCGATCCGGAGCGGCAGCTGATGGCGTCCCTGCGCTGGCATGAGCACTTCGGTGACCGGCACAGCTCGCTGGTGATTCTGGTGCACGAGGCCGATGCGCAGGAGATCCGGCATGCCCTGCACTGGGCACTGGTCGACGAGGACGAATTGCGGCAGGTGCGGTTCGCCCCGGAGCGGGTGGCCGAGTGGGGTGATCCGTTCGGTGATCAACACGAGGAGCCCTGTGACACAACAAAATCCACGCCGGTGATCGGCGACGGCGGTTCCCGGCAACAGGAAAGGTGA
- a CDS encoding GTP-binding protein: MDSAPFDGGSYNGGAPQYPNGGPQYPGQFANPAVAQQYPPRPGEEFRTVASTKIVVAGGFGAGKTTFVGAVSEIVPLRTEAMVTAVSDGVDDLAATPGKETTTVAMDFGRIILPGNLVLYLFGTPGQRRFWFMWDDLIKGAIGAVVLVDTRRIEDSFAAVDFFEAKKLPFLIAVNRFPDAPRFPVAELREALSVREGVPIVDIDARDPGEVRRSLAAVTEYAIERLMTAQRETARRG, translated from the coding sequence ATGGACTCCGCGCCCTTTGACGGCGGGAGCTACAACGGGGGTGCGCCGCAGTATCCCAACGGCGGGCCCCAGTATCCGGGTCAGTTCGCGAATCCGGCTGTAGCGCAGCAATACCCGCCTCGCCCGGGCGAGGAGTTCCGAACCGTCGCCTCCACCAAGATCGTGGTGGCCGGCGGTTTCGGCGCGGGCAAGACCACCTTCGTCGGCGCGGTATCGGAGATCGTTCCGCTGCGCACCGAGGCGATGGTGACGGCCGTATCGGACGGGGTCGACGACCTCGCCGCCACGCCCGGCAAGGAAACCACCACGGTGGCAATGGATTTCGGGCGCATCATCCTGCCCGGCAATCTGGTGCTGTACCTGTTCGGCACACCCGGTCAGCGCCGGTTCTGGTTCATGTGGGACGACCTCATCAAGGGCGCCATCGGCGCGGTGGTGCTGGTCGACACCCGCCGCATCGAGGACAGCTTCGCCGCCGTCGACTTCTTCGAGGCCAAGAAGCTGCCATTCCTCATCGCGGTCAACCGTTTTCCGGACGCGCCGCGCTTCCCCGTCGCCGAACTCCGTGAGGCGCTCAGCGTGCGCGAGGGCGTACCCATCGTCGACATCGACGCCCGTGACCCGGGCGAGGTGCGGCGCTCACTGGCCGCGGTCACCGAGTACGCGATCGAACGGCTGATGACCGCACAACGCGAAACCGCCCGGCGCGGGTAG
- the rpmF gene encoding 50S ribosomal protein L32, with product MAVPKRRISRSNTRSRRSQWKATAPDLISIKVGGVEYRIPRRLSRAVRRGLLDPAKL from the coding sequence ATGGCGGTGCCCAAGCGTCGAATATCGCGTTCGAATACCCGTAGTAGGCGTTCACAGTGGAAAGCTACTGCGCCCGATCTGATTTCGATCAAGGTCGGTGGCGTGGAGTATCGGATTCCGCGTAGGCTGTCGCGCGCGGTGCGGCGCGGGCTGTTGGATCCCGCGAAACTCTGA
- a CDS encoding ferredoxin yields MGWVSMRVVVQQSKCIASGNCVMRAGQVFDQRDDDGLVILLDENPVPGHAGAVRLAAEFCPAQAIQIEE; encoded by the coding sequence GTGGGGTGGGTTTCGATGAGAGTTGTTGTTCAGCAAAGCAAGTGCATCGCCTCCGGCAATTGCGTGATGCGCGCAGGCCAGGTCTTCGATCAGCGTGATGATGACGGTCTCGTCATTCTGCTCGACGAGAATCCAGTCCCCGGGCACGCCGGCGCGGTGCGCCTGGCCGCCGAATTCTGTCCCGCGCAAGCAATTCAGATCGAGGAATGA
- the purN gene encoding phosphoribosylglycinamide formyltransferase — protein sequence MSSTPTQLLPPSAPATVVVLASGTGSLLRSLLEATREPGYPARVVAVGVDRDCAALDHAEAFDVSSFMVELSDFEDRAAWDQALTEIVDAFSPDLVVSAGFMKILGPRFMQRFGGRIINTHPALLPAFPGAHGVRDALAYGVRVTGSTVHLVDSGVDTGPILAQEAVEVLPGDDEAALHERIKVVERRLLAETVAAVAVRGIVSDGRKAVIPNEVLR from the coding sequence CTGAGCTCCACGCCCACCCAGCTGCTACCGCCGTCCGCGCCCGCGACGGTCGTCGTGCTCGCCTCCGGCACCGGTTCGCTGCTGCGTTCGCTGCTCGAAGCGACTCGGGAGCCGGGTTATCCGGCCCGGGTCGTCGCCGTCGGCGTGGATCGCGATTGCGCGGCCCTCGATCATGCCGAGGCCTTCGACGTTTCGTCGTTCATGGTCGAGTTGAGCGATTTCGAGGATCGCGCGGCCTGGGATCAGGCGCTGACCGAGATCGTCGACGCGTTCTCGCCGGATCTGGTGGTCTCGGCCGGGTTCATGAAGATCCTCGGCCCCCGCTTCATGCAGCGGTTCGGTGGCCGGATCATCAATACCCATCCGGCGCTGCTGCCCGCCTTCCCGGGCGCGCACGGGGTGCGGGACGCACTGGCCTACGGCGTGCGGGTGACCGGTTCGACCGTGCACCTGGTGGATTCCGGCGTGGATACCGGACCGATCCTGGCGCAGGAGGCGGTCGAGGTGCTGCCCGGTGACGACGAGGCGGCGCTGCATGAGCGCATCAAGGTTGTGGAGCGCCGGCTGCTGGCGGAGACCGTCGCAGCCGTCGCGGTCCGAGGCATTGTCTCCGATGGACGAAAGGCAGTTATCCCGAATGAGGTTCTCCGGTGA
- a CDS encoding cytochrome P450, whose product MFEAVADSTSDLPVHPVRRSSGCPFSPPQAVRDLAAAAPVSKVQIWDGQEAWLVTDYTEARALFGDARVSVDGALPGFPHLNEGMKALAAMAPRTMFNTDGEEHARYRRMLTKPFMIKRLDALKPVIQKYIDEHIDLMLDGGNSADLVQALALPVPSLAICELLGVPYEDHAFFQRSSAVGFSGDTSAEEHQEVTIGLLQYLMKLLDAKAESPAEDMLSDMAELIRAGELQPWEGALEAVGMLVAGHETTANMIPLSVMALLERPDQLALIRDTEDPKVLGNAVDELIRYMSIVQTGQRRIALEDIEIGDLTVRAGEGLILDIPSANWSAETFENPEVLDLERPNAYLHLGFGFGRHQCIGLQLARLELGLVLQTIFRRLPELRLAVPAEQVEFKLDSLVHGVRALPVEW is encoded by the coding sequence ATGTTCGAAGCAGTTGCCGACAGCACCTCCGACCTACCCGTTCATCCCGTGCGACGCTCGTCGGGTTGCCCGTTCTCCCCACCGCAGGCCGTTCGCGACCTCGCCGCCGCCGCACCGGTCTCCAAGGTGCAGATCTGGGACGGCCAGGAGGCGTGGCTGGTCACCGATTACACCGAGGCCCGCGCGCTCTTCGGTGACGCGCGGGTCAGCGTGGATGGTGCGCTGCCCGGTTTCCCGCACCTCAACGAGGGTATGAAGGCGCTGGCGGCGATGGCCCCGCGCACCATGTTCAATACCGACGGTGAGGAGCATGCCCGGTACCGCCGCATGCTGACCAAGCCGTTCATGATCAAGCGGCTGGACGCGCTGAAGCCGGTCATCCAGAAGTACATCGACGAGCACATCGACCTCATGCTCGACGGCGGCAACTCCGCCGATCTGGTGCAGGCGCTCGCGCTGCCGGTGCCCTCGCTGGCCATCTGCGAACTGCTCGGCGTCCCCTATGAGGATCACGCCTTCTTCCAGCGCAGTTCGGCTGTCGGCTTCAGTGGTGACACCTCCGCGGAGGAGCATCAGGAGGTCACCATCGGCCTGCTGCAGTATCTGATGAAGCTGCTCGACGCCAAGGCCGAGAGCCCGGCCGAGGACATGCTCTCGGATATGGCCGAACTGATTCGCGCCGGTGAGCTGCAGCCCTGGGAGGGTGCGCTGGAGGCGGTCGGCATGCTGGTGGCCGGGCATGAGACCACCGCGAATATGATCCCGCTCAGCGTGATGGCGCTGCTGGAGCGCCCCGACCAGCTGGCGCTGATCCGCGATACCGAGGATCCCAAGGTGCTCGGCAACGCGGTCGACGAGCTGATCCGCTATATGAGCATCGTGCAGACCGGTCAGCGCCGAATCGCGCTGGAGGATATCGAGATCGGCGATCTGACGGTGCGCGCGGGCGAGGGTCTCATCCTCGACATCCCGTCGGCGAACTGGAGCGCCGAGACTTTCGAGAATCCGGAGGTACTGGATCTGGAGCGCCCGAACGCGTATCTGCACTTGGGTTTCGGCTTCGGCCGGCACCAGTGCATCGGTTTGCAGCTGGCCCGCCTGGAGCTGGGGCTGGTGCTGCAGACGATCTTCCGCCGCCTGCCCGAACTGCGTCTGGCGGTCCCGGCCGAGCAGGTCGAGTTCAAGCTCGACTCGCTGGTGCACGGCGTACGCGCGCTTCCGGTCGAATGGTGA
- a CDS encoding DUF1906 domain-containing protein, producing MRFGLDYAAGRPAASAIRAAGFDFVVRYLSEGGAALPGKILTPAEADDLRAHNISIVSNWETTAARMLDGYGAGVTDARAGLARVLRCGGRPDRPIYFSADFDATPPQQEPINAYLDGAASVLGRANVGIYGGYWPLSRALDAGVATWAWQTIAWSGGNREPRAQLFQTGRQVVIDGVECDVNETDHMDFGQWDIEPEEQDLTPEQDEILRDIQIQLRGPGLAGWPQLGDDPAGNHLTVVDALASALTKIDELRTEVSDLEATTAELSSEVARLSGLNWPFPLSLIEAPALALATGLGRLEQLLPAVPLPGWGEIPQSAQSGPNGQSTTPPSPIGAADNQIG from the coding sequence ATGCGTTTCGGGCTGGATTACGCGGCGGGCCGTCCCGCCGCAAGTGCGATCCGAGCGGCCGGTTTCGACTTCGTGGTCCGGTATCTTTCCGAAGGCGGCGCGGCACTGCCCGGCAAGATCCTGACCCCTGCCGAGGCGGACGATCTGCGCGCACACAATATTTCGATCGTGTCCAATTGGGAGACCACCGCCGCCCGCATGCTCGACGGCTACGGGGCGGGCGTCACCGATGCGCGGGCGGGGCTGGCGCGCGTGCTGCGCTGCGGCGGACGCCCGGATCGCCCCATCTACTTCTCCGCCGATTTCGACGCCACGCCACCGCAGCAGGAGCCCATCAACGCGTATCTGGATGGTGCGGCCTCGGTGCTCGGGCGGGCGAATGTCGGCATCTACGGCGGCTATTGGCCGCTGAGCCGGGCTCTGGACGCCGGGGTGGCGACCTGGGCGTGGCAGACCATCGCGTGGTCGGGTGGCAATCGGGAACCCCGCGCACAGCTTTTTCAGACCGGCCGGCAGGTCGTCATCGACGGCGTCGAATGCGATGTAAACGAAACCGACCATATGGATTTCGGCCAATGGGACATTGAACCGGAGGAACAAGACTTGACTCCCGAACAGGACGAAATACTCCGCGACATCCAGATCCAGCTGCGCGGACCCGGTCTCGCGGGCTGGCCACAGCTCGGCGACGATCCCGCCGGAAACCACCTCACCGTGGTCGACGCATTGGCCAGCGCACTCACCAAGATCGACGAACTGCGCACGGAAGTCAGCGATCTGGAGGCCACCACCGCCGAGCTGAGCAGCGAGGTGGCCCGGCTCTCCGGATTGAACTGGCCGTTCCCACTCTCGCTCATCGAGGCGCCCGCACTGGCCCTCGCCACCGGATTGGGACGGCTCGAACAACTGCTACCCGCCGTACCGCTGCCCGGCTGGGGTGAGATCCCACAGAGCGCCCAGAGCGGACCTAACGGACAATCCACCACTCCGCCAAGTCCTATTGGCGCGGCAGACAACCAAATTGGTTGA
- a CDS encoding VOC family protein produces the protein MPVREEAWPPGTPCWVDCQVDDPAKAGEFYAALFGWDVLGGGEDTGGYLMAFRDGQPVAGIGPKPEVGVPSVWTTYFAVLDADASAAAVIAAGGRMLVPPFDVMEFGRMFVAADVSGAPFAVWEARAHNGAAVHNEHGAFAWNDLRTGTFDAAKTFYASVFGFTFAEFDDATMRYATLVPPGHTDPVGGINDDTRNGAAPEQPYWLAWFQFDGLDDGLKRAQELGATVLLPAQDGPFGRMAILAAPQGELFALLDPSETMGEMPVPKG, from the coding sequence ATGCCTGTACGCGAGGAGGCGTGGCCCCCGGGCACGCCGTGCTGGGTCGACTGCCAGGTCGACGATCCGGCCAAGGCCGGTGAGTTCTACGCGGCACTGTTCGGCTGGGACGTGCTGGGCGGCGGGGAGGACACCGGGGGCTATCTGATGGCGTTCCGCGACGGGCAGCCCGTCGCGGGGATCGGCCCCAAGCCCGAGGTGGGGGTGCCCTCGGTCTGGACCACCTACTTCGCGGTCCTGGACGCCGACGCCAGCGCCGCGGCGGTGATCGCCGCCGGTGGCCGAATGCTGGTGCCGCCCTTCGATGTGATGGAGTTCGGCCGCATGTTCGTGGCCGCGGATGTCTCGGGTGCGCCGTTCGCGGTGTGGGAGGCGCGAGCGCACAATGGCGCGGCGGTGCACAACGAGCATGGCGCGTTCGCCTGGAACGATCTGCGCACCGGAACCTTCGACGCGGCAAAGACCTTCTACGCCAGTGTCTTCGGCTTCACTTTCGCCGAATTCGACGATGCGACCATGCGGTACGCCACACTGGTGCCGCCGGGTCACACCGATCCGGTGGGCGGTATCAATGACGACACCCGCAATGGCGCGGCGCCCGAGCAGCCGTACTGGCTCGCCTGGTTCCAGTTCGACGGTCTCGACGACGGTCTGAAGCGCGCGCAGGAGTTGGGTGCGACGGTGCTGCTGCCCGCGCAGGACGGTCCGTTCGGCCGGATGGCGATCCTGGCCGCACCGCAGGGGGAGTTGTTCGCCCTGCTCGATCCGAGCGAGACGATGGGGGAGATGCCCGTACCGAAGGGTTGA
- the purH gene encoding bifunctional phosphoribosylaminoimidazolecarboxamide formyltransferase/IMP cyclohydrolase, which produces MSERKPIKRALVSVYDKTGLIELASGLHAAGVELVSTGSTAGKIADAGIPVTKVEDLTGFPETLDGRVKTLHPRVHAGILADTRKDEHLDQLVELGVEAFQLVVVNLYPFTQTVASGASVDESVEQIDIGGPSMVRAAAKNHPSVAVVVDTNEYDSVLKAVQGGGFTFAERTALAAKAFQHTASYDVAVASWMTSVAVPAAEAADGVESDASQRFPAWVGATWNRDSVLRYGENPHQGAALYTSEAGAQGLAQAKQLHGKEMSYNNYTDADAAWRAAFDFDEPAVAIIKHANPCGVAVASDIAQAHRKAHATDPVSAYGGVIAANREVSVEMAEQVAEIFTEVIVAPGYANGAVEVLQRKKNVRVLVATPAQRKGVELRPVSGGLLLQDRDILDAEGDSAADWTLAAGEAADEQTLADLEFAWRACRSVKSNAILLAHDGAAVGVGMGQVNRVDSCKLAVDRAGERAQGSVAASDAFFPFSDGPQILVAAGVRAIVQPGGSIRDKDTIELCKEAGVTLYLTGSRHFAH; this is translated from the coding sequence GTGAGTGAGCGTAAGCCGATCAAGCGGGCCCTGGTAAGCGTCTACGACAAGACCGGTCTGATCGAATTGGCCTCCGGTCTGCACGCTGCGGGCGTGGAGCTGGTCTCGACCGGTTCGACCGCCGGCAAGATCGCCGATGCCGGCATCCCGGTCACCAAAGTCGAAGACCTGACCGGTTTTCCGGAGACCCTGGATGGCCGCGTCAAGACGCTGCACCCGCGCGTGCACGCCGGCATTCTGGCCGACACCCGCAAGGATGAGCACCTGGATCAGCTCGTCGAACTCGGTGTCGAGGCCTTCCAGCTGGTCGTGGTGAACCTGTACCCGTTCACCCAGACCGTGGCCAGTGGCGCGAGCGTCGACGAATCGGTCGAGCAGATCGATATCGGCGGACCGTCCATGGTGCGCGCCGCGGCCAAGAACCACCCCTCCGTCGCGGTGGTCGTGGACACCAATGAGTACGACAGCGTGCTGAAGGCGGTGCAGGGCGGCGGTTTCACCTTCGCCGAGCGAACCGCTTTGGCCGCCAAGGCTTTCCAACACACCGCCAGCTACGATGTGGCCGTCGCCAGCTGGATGACCAGCGTCGCGGTCCCGGCCGCCGAGGCCGCCGACGGCGTGGAATCCGATGCGTCGCAGCGTTTCCCGGCCTGGGTCGGCGCGACCTGGAACCGTGATTCAGTGCTGCGCTACGGCGAGAACCCGCATCAGGGCGCGGCGCTGTACACCAGCGAGGCCGGTGCGCAGGGTCTGGCGCAGGCGAAGCAGTTGCACGGCAAGGAGATGTCGTACAACAACTACACCGATGCCGATGCCGCCTGGCGTGCCGCGTTCGACTTCGACGAGCCCGCGGTCGCGATCATCAAGCACGCCAACCCGTGTGGTGTCGCGGTGGCGTCGGATATCGCGCAGGCGCATCGCAAGGCGCACGCCACCGATCCGGTCAGCGCGTACGGCGGCGTCATCGCGGCCAATCGTGAGGTGAGTGTGGAGATGGCCGAGCAGGTCGCGGAGATCTTCACCGAGGTCATCGTCGCGCCCGGTTACGCCAATGGTGCGGTGGAAGTGTTGCAGCGCAAGAAGAATGTGCGCGTACTCGTCGCCACCCCGGCCCAGCGCAAGGGTGTGGAGCTGCGCCCGGTCAGCGGCGGACTGCTGCTGCAGGACCGTGACATCCTCGATGCCGAGGGTGACAGCGCGGCCGACTGGACCCTCGCCGCCGGCGAGGCCGCCGACGAGCAGACCCTCGCCGATCTCGAATTCGCCTGGCGGGCTTGCCGTTCGGTGAAGTCGAACGCGATCCTGCTGGCGCACGACGGTGCGGCCGTCGGTGTGGGTATGGGGCAGGTCAACCGGGTCGACTCCTGCAAGCTGGCCGTGGACCGCGCCGGTGAGCGCGCCCAGGGTTCGGTGGCTGCCTCCGACGCGTTCTTCCCGTTCTCGGACGGTCCGCAGATTCTGGTCGCCGCGGGCGTGCGCGCCATCGTGCAGCCCGGTGGATCGATCCGTGACAAGGACACCATCGAGCTGTGCAAGGAAGCCGGTGTCACCCTGTACCTGACAGGTTCGCGCCACTTCGCGCACTGA
- the rpmB gene encoding 50S ribosomal protein L28 encodes MSAICQVTGRKPGFGKSVSHSHTRTNRRWNPNIQRKTYYLPSEDRRITLNVSTKGVKTIDRDGIEAVVARLRASGQKI; translated from the coding sequence ATGTCGGCCATCTGCCAGGTCACCGGGCGCAAACCCGGCTTCGGCAAGTCCGTTTCACACTCACACACCCGGACCAACCGGCGCTGGAACCCCAATATCCAGCGCAAGACCTACTACCTGCCCAGCGAGGACCGACGCATCACGCTGAACGTCTCCACCAAGGGCGTCAAGACCATCGACCGCGACGGCATCGAAGCGGTCGTCGCCCGGCTGCGCGCCAGCGGCCAGAAGATCTGA
- the rpsN gene encoding 30S ribosomal protein S14: MAKKSKIVKNEQRKEIVARYAARRAELKELIRKQSALEFAARPVSGPSGAGERSGGAEGEKKRGHQGREQPERSVGELYAALARLPRDASPVRLRNRDAADGRPRGHLRKFGLSRIRVREMAHRGELPGVHKSSW, encoded by the coding sequence ATGGCGAAGAAGTCGAAGATCGTCAAGAACGAGCAGCGCAAAGAGATAGTGGCCAGGTACGCAGCTCGACGCGCCGAACTCAAGGAGCTGATCCGCAAACAGTCCGCCCTGGAGTTCGCGGCCCGCCCCGTTTCTGGACCGAGTGGAGCGGGGGAGCGCAGCGGAGGAGCGGAGGGAGAGAAGAAACGGGGTCACCAGGGCCGCGAACAGCCGGAGCGAAGCGTAGGCGAGTTGTACGCGGCCCTGGCGCGGCTGCCGCGCGATGCCAGTCCGGTACGATTGCGCAATCGGGACGCCGCGGATGGACGCCCACGTGGTCATCTCCGCAAGTTCGGCCTTTCGCGCATACGCGTACGCGAAATGGCTCACCGCGGAGAACTGCCCGGTGTACATAAATCGAGCTGGTAA
- a CDS encoding LysM peptidoglycan-binding domain-containing protein — protein MGDALKVGEELGLGQSLVGGAYSLTLQDDGNLVLADPSGKVEWASATNGKGVKRAALQADGNFVLYSDSGAEWSTETNGKSVDRLVVQPDRNVVLYGDGGAVWSTGTNTDNPIAAPVEEVATQAAAVEDAPPPPPPAAQTYTVEPGDTLWAIAERFYGDGNRYQQIADANGIPNPDAINAGQVLTIP, from the coding sequence ATGGGCGACGCATTGAAGGTTGGCGAAGAACTTGGTCTCGGACAGTCGCTCGTGGGCGGCGCGTACTCCCTGACTCTGCAAGATGATGGCAACCTGGTGCTGGCCGATCCCAGCGGCAAGGTCGAGTGGGCGTCGGCCACCAACGGCAAGGGCGTGAAGCGCGCGGCGCTGCAGGCGGACGGCAACTTCGTCCTCTACAGCGACAGCGGCGCCGAATGGTCCACCGAGACCAATGGCAAGTCCGTCGATCGCCTGGTCGTGCAGCCGGACCGCAATGTGGTCCTCTACGGTGACGGCGGGGCCGTCTGGTCCACCGGCACCAACACGGACAACCCGATCGCGGCTCCGGTCGAAGAGGTCGCCACCCAGGCCGCGGCCGTCGAGGACGCGCCCCCGCCGCCGCCCCCGGCCGCCCAGACCTACACGGTCGAGCCCGGCGACACCCTGTGGGCGATCGCCGAGCGCTTCTACGGTGACGGCAACCGCTACCAGCAGATCGCCGACGCCAACGGCATCCCCAACCCGGATGCCATCAACGCCGGTCAGGTCCTGACCATCCCGTAA
- a CDS encoding DUF742 domain-containing protein → MTTSNGGVGGTRPTSRVRPYALTSGRTEPAVDLPLEAVVETLSYTAHFDWPAGDIRTEILRMGTARLSVAEIAAHLQRPLGMIRVVIGDLVVAGTLRVHSTLSDQATYDERRSLMERTLHGLRAL, encoded by the coding sequence GCGGCACTCGTCCCACCAGTCGGGTCCGCCCATACGCGCTGACCTCCGGCCGCACCGAACCGGCAGTGGATCTGCCGCTCGAGGCGGTCGTGGAAACACTTTCCTACACCGCCCATTTCGATTGGCCCGCCGGTGACATCCGCACCGAAATCCTGCGGATGGGTACGGCACGGCTGTCGGTGGCCGAGATCGCGGCGCACCTGCAGCGGCCGCTGGGCATGATCCGGGTCGTGATCGGTGATCTCGTCGTCGCCGGGACCCTGCGCGTGCATTCGACCCTGAGCGACCAGGCGACCTACGACGAGCGCCGCTCTTTGATGGAGAGGACCCTGCATGGACTCCGCGCCCTTTGA